The following are from one region of the Candidatus Methylarchaceae archaeon HK02M2 genome:
- a CDS encoding cytidylate kinase family protein, with amino-acid sequence MPLKKSNLVICISGMAGSGKSTLAKRIAKRYGLRYFSGGDALKQIAMEKGYQPKIYGWWESKEGLRFLEERMKYKKFDKKVDDKLLKMADRGNVVLDSWTMPWLLEREAFKIWLKVSLEKRAERASKRDRMTLQSTLRIIQEKDEMTRSIYKNLYGFDFGRDVSPFDLILNTDRFDPLEVYDVVSKVIDLYIKRLP; translated from the coding sequence ATGCCTCTAAAAAAGAGTAATCTTGTAATTTGTATCTCAGGTATGGCTGGTTCTGGAAAGAGCACTTTAGCTAAAAGAATTGCCAAAAGATACGGTTTGAGATACTTTTCAGGTGGAGATGCCTTAAAACAAATAGCGATGGAAAAGGGATATCAGCCGAAAATTTATGGATGGTGGGAGAGTAAAGAAGGACTAAGGTTCTTAGAAGAAAGAATGAAGTATAAAAAATTCGATAAAAAAGTAGATGATAAATTACTCAAAATGGCAGATAGAGGGAATGTTGTGCTTGATAGCTGGACAATGCCTTGGCTCTTGGAAAGAGAGGCCTTCAAGATCTGGTTAAAAGTATCTTTAGAGAAGAGAGCAGAAAGGGCATCTAAAAGGGATCGAATGACGCTTCAAAGTACCCTTCGGATAATACAGGAGAAGGACGAGATGACCAGATCTATCTATAAGAACCTTTATGGGTTTGATTTTGGAAGAGACGTTTCCCCTTTCGATCTCATACTAAATACAGATAGATTCGACCCCCTTGAAGTCTACGATGTAGTCTCCAAAGTTATCGATCTTTATATCAAAAGATTACCATAA
- a CDS encoding glycosyltransferase family 4 protein, translating to MKIRLLSPTFGGTSGVGRHVESLSKKLMNKGYEVTVVSTNNTPYIPVKNLKNLSWAFFSCLKRERADIIHAHNLPSMIPAKTVEGKRILSIHGYYSSQIELLHGKILGKVLSLYEKKVLNWADSITCISKDTTHIYRNIGFNVEYVPNAVDVSKIEEICRDVERRPRRIVYVGRMTKEKGYGVLIKALKLLSDYEFITVHGRPWIEAIKLIASSKVLIVPSFMEGLPTVILEAFASGTAVIASEIGGIFELIKDKVNGYLFKPGDYYKLANLIDLVLKDERIHKNITNKAKDKVKREYDWEQVIRKYIRIYEES from the coding sequence ATGAAGATCAGACTTCTTTCTCCAACATTTGGTGGTACATCAGGTGTTGGAAGACATGTCGAATCTCTCTCAAAAAAATTGATGAATAAAGGATACGAAGTTACGGTCGTCTCAACAAATAACACACCTTACATCCCTGTTAAAAATCTTAAGAATCTTAGCTGGGCGTTTTTTTCTTGCTTGAAGCGAGAGAGAGCAGATATAATTCATGCCCATAACTTGCCAAGCATGATCCCAGCAAAGACCGTGGAAGGTAAAAGAATATTATCAATTCATGGATATTATTCATCACAAATAGAGTTATTGCATGGAAAGATCTTAGGAAAGGTGTTAAGTCTTTATGAAAAGAAGGTTCTTAATTGGGCAGATTCCATCACATGCATCAGTAAAGATACTACACACATCTACCGCAATATAGGATTCAATGTCGAATATGTACCGAATGCTGTAGATGTCAGTAAAATCGAAGAAATTTGTAGAGATGTTGAGCGTAGACCGAGAAGAATCGTCTACGTTGGGAGAATGACGAAAGAAAAGGGTTACGGTGTTTTAATTAAAGCTTTAAAATTGTTATCAGATTATGAATTCATAACTGTTCATGGAAGACCTTGGATTGAAGCTATTAAATTGATAGCATCTTCAAAAGTATTGATTGTGCCAAGTTTTATGGAGGGATTGCCTACAGTAATATTAGAAGCCTTTGCTTCTGGAACGGCTGTGATAGCATCTGAAATAGGGGGGATTTTTGAGTTGATCAAAGACAAAGTAAACGGGTATTTATTCAAGCCTGGAGATTATTATAAACTTGCAAATCTAATAGATTTAGTTTTAAAAGATGAGAGAATTCATAAAAATATTACTAATAAAGCTAAAGATAAAGTTAAGAGAGAATACGATTGGGAGCAAGTTATCCGTAAATACATACGAATATATGAAGAGAGTTGA
- a CDS encoding RNA-guided pseudouridylation complex pseudouridine synthase subunit Cbf5, with protein MQASITIDEDITDLSYGYDPYKRPIKTLLDYGVVLLDKPPGPTSHEVVSWVRKMLGVEKAGHSGTLDPLVTGMLPIGLGEGTKALSLLLLGPKEYYAVARIHNPMNLTRLKQVISEFTGEIYQRPPQRSSVKRATRTRTIYNLDLIEQSGNLILLRVLCQAGTYVRKLIYDIGEILGSGATMVELRRTKVSDLNEEDGLVRLHDLLDGVYEWKEGNEDKIRKFIRPIEFATSSIKAVVMRDSAVDAICHGAQLAVPGILQISPNILKGDIICMYTLKDELVAIGEALMSTNEIVNASKGLAFMTKRVIMKVSTYPELWRSSKIDLKE; from the coding sequence TTGCAGGCTTCGATTACTATAGATGAAGATATAACAGATTTAAGTTATGGTTACGATCCATACAAGCGTCCTATAAAAACTCTCTTGGATTATGGGGTCGTACTCCTAGACAAGCCTCCAGGGCCGACTAGCCATGAAGTTGTATCTTGGGTGCGAAAGATGCTGGGAGTGGAAAAGGCAGGACATAGTGGAACTCTGGACCCCCTTGTAACGGGAATGCTACCAATAGGGTTAGGTGAAGGAACAAAAGCTCTATCACTCCTCTTATTAGGACCTAAGGAGTATTATGCTGTTGCGAGAATTCACAATCCAATGAATCTGACAAGGCTAAAACAAGTTATCTCTGAATTTACAGGAGAAATTTATCAACGCCCCCCTCAAAGATCGTCTGTGAAGAGAGCCACAAGGACTCGTACTATCTACAATCTAGATTTGATCGAGCAGAGTGGCAATCTAATCCTCTTAAGAGTTCTCTGCCAAGCTGGAACTTATGTGAGAAAGCTCATTTACGATATCGGGGAAATCTTGGGCTCGGGCGCTACCATGGTAGAGTTAAGAAGAACGAAGGTCAGCGATCTGAATGAAGAAGATGGATTGGTTAGGCTTCATGATCTATTGGATGGAGTTTATGAATGGAAAGAGGGGAATGAAGATAAGATAAGGAAGTTCATAAGACCTATAGAGTTTGCTACATCTTCTATAAAGGCGGTTGTAATGCGAGATTCAGCCGTGGATGCTATCTGTCATGGAGCGCAATTGGCTGTACCTGGGATATTGCAGATATCGCCTAATATCTTGAAAGGGGATATAATATGTATGTATACTTTGAAGGATGAGTTGGTAGCAATAGGAGAGGCTTTGATGTCTACAAATGAGATAGTAAATGCGAGTAAAGGGCTGGCCTTTATGACAAAGCGTGTAATAATGAAGGTCAGTACATATCCTGAACTATGGCGATCATCAAAAATTGACTTAAAAGAGTAA
- a CDS encoding adenylate kinase, which yields MVTKRVVIVGIPGVGKTTVVNMVVEQIKKHKLTLESVVFGTLMFEEAKNLGIKHRDEMRKLPVDDQRKLQIKAAEKIVMMKPDFLFVDTHLMINTKEGYWPGLPFEVLRSLSPSNLILIEALPHEIISRRTRDSGRLRDSAEEDAIDKEMEIARGMLNTAAIISGAPLLIVMNKENHIDEAAKRILKALDVI from the coding sequence TTGGTTACTAAACGAGTTGTAATTGTGGGCATTCCTGGGGTCGGTAAGACAACAGTGGTCAACATGGTAGTGGAACAGATAAAAAAACATAAGTTAACTTTAGAATCTGTTGTATTTGGTACTTTGATGTTTGAGGAAGCAAAAAATCTAGGCATTAAGCATAGAGATGAAATGAGAAAGTTGCCAGTAGATGACCAGCGTAAACTCCAAATAAAAGCGGCTGAGAAGATAGTAATGATGAAACCTGATTTTTTATTTGTAGACACTCACCTCATGATAAACACCAAGGAAGGATATTGGCCCGGTCTTCCATTTGAAGTCTTAAGATCTTTATCTCCGAGTAATCTGATATTGATAGAAGCTCTACCTCATGAAATAATTTCAAGGCGAACAAGAGATTCCGGAAGGCTTAGAGATTCTGCTGAAGAAGATGCGATTGACAAAGAGATGGAGATAGCAAGAGGTATGTTGAATACTGCAGCGATAATAAGTGGCGCTCCACTACTTATTGTAATGAATAAAGAAAATCATATAGACGAGGCTGCCAAACGGATTCTAAAAGCTCTTGATGTGATATGA
- a CDS encoding EMC3/TMCO1 family protein, whose product MVDPTMMPVATLLVTAVALLLSLTSNTITRLFTDVDRARRINTEVKAFRDELKQAIQTKDKAKEKKLKKREKQMMELQMKVTKERMKPMLLFWVPFIAVYYLLATFLGGYDAIVAVSPIPINLFIINIGVPIEVSGSLVGYGFSLFWWYLISSFAFSAIIMKLLRTSPS is encoded by the coding sequence ATGGTAGACCCAACTATGATGCCCGTAGCTACTTTGTTAGTAACAGCTGTCGCTTTACTGTTGAGCCTTACTTCAAACACGATAACCCGTCTATTTACAGATGTGGATCGAGCAAGAAGAATAAATACAGAAGTTAAGGCTTTCAGAGATGAACTGAAGCAAGCTATACAAACAAAAGATAAGGCTAAAGAGAAAAAACTCAAGAAAAGGGAGAAGCAGATGATGGAGTTACAGATGAAAGTAACAAAAGAAAGAATGAAACCCATGCTTCTCTTTTGGGTCCCGTTCATAGCAGTTTACTATCTTCTTGCTACTTTCCTTGGCGGCTATGATGCTATTGTGGCCGTGTCTCCTATACCTATTAACCTCTTCATAATAAACATTGGAGTACCGATCGAAGTTAGCGGATCACTAGTAGGTTATGGTTTCAGCCTTTTCTGGTGGTACTTGATTTCATCTTTCGCTTTCAGTGCAATTATAATGAAGCTTCTTAGAACTAGTCCGAGCTAG